A DNA window from Acidobacteriota bacterium contains the following coding sequences:
- a CDS encoding sodium:solute symporter, which produces MHTVALAVFCLFFLLVTLAGFWAARWRRPKEGIASLEEWGLAGRSFGTWVTWFLVGGDLYTAYTVIAVPAALYGAGAMGFFALPYAIITYPYMLLVLPRLWRVCHRHGYVTFADFIGGRYGNRWLTLAIALTGILALMPYIALQLVGMRVVLSSMGLHGEWPLAAAFIILAAYTYSSGLRAPAVIAIVKDVMLYIMVIAAIVVIPIKLGGYAHVFHVANQALATHTPAATINLRPGQFLGYSTLAFGSALALMLYPHTATAVLSAQSPNVVRRNAAMMPAYSFLLGLVALLGYLALAAGIDVKGDTSSAVPLLFLQSFPEWFAGFCLAAVAIGALVPAAIMSIAASNLFTRNVYGLFSSRKMLPHQESNMAKLVSLVIKFGALAFVLWLPTPYAIEMQLLGGIWICQMVPSVVVGVFTRWFHPWALVVGWAAGMASGTAMAASLSLKSSVYPLHLPAWLGGTWAMYAAVPALLLNFAIAGALTVVFRAIGFGGGEDTTDASVYIG; this is translated from the coding sequence TTGCATACCGTTGCGCTGGCCGTATTCTGCCTCTTCTTCCTTCTTGTCACCCTGGCGGGCTTCTGGGCGGCGCGTTGGCGAAGACCTAAAGAAGGTATTGCATCACTTGAGGAGTGGGGGCTGGCCGGCCGGAGCTTCGGCACATGGGTTACCTGGTTCCTCGTTGGCGGCGACCTGTACACTGCTTACACTGTCATCGCCGTGCCTGCCGCTCTTTACGGCGCGGGCGCCATGGGCTTCTTTGCGCTGCCTTACGCCATCATCACTTATCCGTACATGTTGCTGGTGCTGCCGCGGCTCTGGCGCGTCTGCCATCGGCATGGCTATGTCACCTTCGCCGACTTCATCGGCGGGCGCTATGGCAATCGCTGGCTGACGCTGGCCATCGCATTGACGGGAATCCTGGCACTGATGCCGTACATCGCGCTACAACTCGTGGGCATGCGTGTGGTCCTCTCCTCGATGGGCCTGCATGGCGAATGGCCCCTGGCAGCCGCCTTTATTATCCTCGCTGCTTACACCTACTCGAGCGGCCTTCGCGCTCCGGCGGTCATCGCGATCGTCAAGGATGTGATGCTTTACATCATGGTGATCGCGGCGATCGTCGTTATCCCGATCAAGCTCGGCGGCTACGCGCATGTCTTTCACGTCGCCAACCAGGCGCTGGCCACGCATACTCCAGCGGCGACCATCAACCTCAGGCCGGGACAGTTCCTCGGCTACTCCACACTGGCCTTCGGCTCTGCGCTGGCGCTGATGCTCTATCCGCACACGGCCACGGCAGTGCTCTCGGCGCAGAGCCCGAACGTCGTTCGCCGCAACGCTGCCATGATGCCGGCCTACAGCTTTCTGCTCGGCCTCGTCGCGCTGCTGGGATACCTTGCACTGGCCGCCGGAATCGATGTCAAGGGTGACACCAGCTCCGCGGTACCGTTGCTCTTCCTCCAATCGTTTCCGGAGTGGTTTGCAGGGTTTTGCCTCGCCGCCGTCGCCATAGGCGCTCTCGTCCCCGCGGCCATCATGTCTATCGCAGCATCGAACCTCTTCACCCGCAACGTCTACGGCCTTTTCAGCAGCAGGAAGATGCTTCCCCATCAGGAATCGAACATGGCAAAGCTCGTCTCGCTGGTGATCAAGTTTGGCGCGTTGGCCTTCGTGCTCTGGCTTCCGACCCCCTACGCCATCGAGATGCAGTTGCTCGGCGGTATATGGATATGCCAGATGGTTCCATCGGTCGTTGTCGGCGTCTTCACGCGCTGGTTTCATCCGTGGGCGCTTGTCGTGGGATGGGCTGCGGGAATGGCATCGGGAACGGCAATGGCCGCCTCGCTCAGCTTGAAGAGCTCGGTCTATCCCCTGCACCTGCCGGCGTGGCTGGGAGGCACCTGGGCCATGTATGCCGCAGTGCCCGCGCTCCTGCTGAACTTCGCGATTGCGGGCGCGCTGACCGTTGTCTTCCGTGCAATCGGATTTGGCGGAGGAGAAGATACGACCGACGCATCAGTCTACATCGGCTAA
- a CDS encoding enoyl-CoA hydratase/isomerase family protein, translated as MEETQKVEVVLCEVRDQIATVTINRPRVLNALNEQVFGALRELFTMLAKHDAVRVILLTGAGEKAFAAGADIGELTTTNRVTGRALSRSGNAIFRKIETCGKPVIALINGFALGGGCELAMSCTMRLAAETAKLGQPEVKLGLVPGYGGTQRLPRLVGQSGALKLMLTGEMIAASEALRLGLVDEVVAGDRLLERGHELARAITAVAPLAVAGCIEAVYKGAGRSLDAALNVETGIFGRLCGTADKAEGTTAFLEKRPPAWTGR; from the coding sequence ATGGAAGAGACGCAGAAGGTCGAGGTCGTCCTTTGCGAGGTACGGGACCAGATCGCAACCGTTACCATCAACCGTCCTCGCGTACTGAACGCGCTCAACGAACAGGTCTTCGGGGCCCTGCGCGAGCTCTTCACCATGCTTGCGAAGCACGATGCCGTTCGCGTTATCCTCCTCACCGGCGCTGGCGAGAAGGCTTTTGCCGCCGGTGCCGACATCGGCGAACTGACGACGACCAACCGCGTTACCGGCCGCGCCCTCTCCCGGAGCGGAAACGCTATCTTTCGCAAGATCGAGACCTGCGGCAAGCCTGTCATCGCCCTGATTAATGGATTTGCGCTGGGCGGCGGATGTGAGTTGGCGATGTCCTGCACCATGCGCCTTGCGGCAGAGACCGCGAAGCTCGGCCAGCCCGAGGTCAAGCTGGGCCTCGTCCCCGGCTATGGAGGGACACAACGGCTTCCGCGCCTCGTCGGGCAATCAGGCGCTCTCAAACTGATGCTAACCGGCGAGATGATTGCAGCCAGCGAGGCCCTGCGCCTGGGTCTGGTCGACGAGGTCGTCGCCGGCGACCGGCTGCTGGAGCGCGGACATGAACTGGCCCGCGCCATCACCGCTGTGGCCCCACTTGCCGTAGCCGGTTGTATCGAGGCGGTTTACAAAGGCGCGGGCCGCAGTCTCGACGCTGCGCTCAACGTCGAGACGGGAATCTTCGGCAGGCTCTGCGGCACCGCCGACAAAGCCGAAGGGACGACGGCCTTTCTGGAGAAGCGCCCCCCGGCATGGACTGGCCGCTAA
- a CDS encoding 6,7-dimethyl-8-ribityllumazine synthase: protein MIKGMTLVREIGSADAFDRLNSLLLSLGFEQGKGWDDGTGRGTALLAPLGNLELMTGRPPAVPSILIEVNGLDAIHSAVHTWMLANFRSEEVESLLGPPELTHWNSRLFTVKLPDGTAEGLKLGFWQSENPLHGKPAAIEGDLSAAGMRFGIVTARWNAVITDRLLQGALDAIYRSGGAKADVEIVRVPGAWEVPSVARTLAETKRFDAIVTLACLIRGETAHYEAIYNEVARGIGQSQQDTGVPHAFGVLTCETLEQALDRAGIKAGNKGFEAAIAAIEMVSIQRKIKKEEGGK, encoded by the coding sequence ATGATCAAGGGAATGACGCTGGTCCGCGAAATTGGCTCTGCGGACGCATTCGACCGTCTGAACAGCCTGTTGCTGTCGCTTGGGTTCGAACAGGGAAAGGGCTGGGACGATGGGACCGGCCGTGGAACCGCGCTGCTGGCTCCGCTGGGAAATCTTGAGCTTATGACGGGACGCCCGCCTGCTGTGCCGTCGATTCTGATTGAGGTCAACGGTCTCGACGCGATCCACTCAGCCGTGCACACGTGGATGCTGGCGAACTTTCGCAGTGAAGAGGTGGAGTCGCTGCTGGGGCCACCGGAGCTGACGCACTGGAACAGCAGGCTGTTTACGGTGAAGCTCCCCGACGGCACCGCCGAGGGCCTGAAGCTGGGCTTCTGGCAGTCGGAGAACCCGCTCCACGGCAAACCGGCGGCGATCGAGGGCGATCTCTCAGCGGCGGGGATGCGGTTCGGGATTGTGACGGCGCGGTGGAACGCCGTGATTACCGACCGGCTGCTGCAGGGAGCGCTCGATGCCATCTACCGCAGCGGTGGCGCAAAGGCCGATGTTGAGATTGTCCGCGTTCCCGGTGCGTGGGAGGTTCCCTCCGTCGCGCGAACGCTGGCAGAGACCAAGCGCTTTGATGCAATTGTGACGCTGGCCTGCCTGATTCGCGGCGAAACAGCGCACTATGAGGCGATCTACAACGAGGTCGCGCGAGGGATCGGGCAGTCGCAGCAGGACACGGGCGTACCTCATGCCTTCGGCGTGCTGACCTGCGAGACACTCGAGCAGGCGCTGGACCGCGCCGGCATCAAGGCGGGCAACAAGGGATTTGAGGCTGCGATTGCAGCCATCGAGATGGTCTCAATCCAGCGCAAGATCAAGAAGGAAGAGGGCGGGAAGTAA
- the nusB gene encoding transcription antitermination factor NusB, whose product MGTRRKSRELAMQMLFQGDLGKQTPEQVDKLFWASRDDVDDDTRAFAEDIYRVATTRQPEIDKLIEAHAQNWRLERMAVVDRNLIRAAVAEMLGSPNTPAAIIINESLEVARRYAAPESVQFLNGVLDAIARDLMKQRLG is encoded by the coding sequence ATGGGAACACGGAGAAAATCCCGCGAATTGGCGATGCAGATGCTCTTTCAGGGAGACCTGGGCAAACAGACGCCAGAGCAGGTGGACAAACTCTTCTGGGCTTCGCGCGACGACGTCGACGACGATACGCGCGCCTTTGCCGAAGACATCTACCGCGTTGCGACGACGCGGCAGCCGGAGATCGACAAGCTGATCGAGGCGCACGCGCAGAACTGGCGGCTGGAGCGCATGGCCGTCGTCGATCGCAACCTGATTCGCGCTGCGGTGGCGGAGATGCTCGGCAGTCCGAACACCCCGGCGGCGATCATCATCAACGAGTCGCTGGAGGTGGCGCGGCGGTATGCGGCGCCGGAGTCGGTGCAGTTCCTCAATGGCGTTCTGGACGCCATCGCCCGCGACCTGATGAAGCAGCGCCTGGGGTGA